ATGGAGTCACTATGGAGGGTCACACTTCTGCTCCAGTAGGGAGATCTCAGGGCAAAGATCTGCACTATGGGCAAGTTGAGTCGCAATTACCAGGAGCTTATGCAAGAGAGTCTCTTCTCCCACAAGTAACTTGAGTGTGTCAGGGATCCTAATACCCAAGAAGGCATAGAATATGGCAGTGCAAGGAGGCTGAGAGCAGGGTGGGCCCATGTGGGAGTCCTACCTCTATGTCTCCCCCAGCTCCTGTCTCTTTAATAACtgtatgacacacacaaaaatttccTGGCACACAAATGGattatggggaaagcttcactTGTTTGGCTGCCAAATGTCTGGCTGCTCCATTAAAGGAACAAGAGCAGTCCAGAAAAATGACAACAGTGTCAAAATAGCACATGGCAGAAATGAATTCATATTCCAGCACATCAACGAGGCAGCAAAAGGAGAGAGTCCTGGAGTCCGTGGGACTTaaggggaggggtggtggtgggtcACCTTACCTGGCATGTGCACCATGCGGCACTGGCAGTTCCGCACCACAGCCTCCTTCTCACACTGCAGCCTGCAAGCAGCGATACTGTAGCTCTCGTAGCCGGGCAGAACCTGTTCCCCCTTCACGCTGGCCCGGCAGCTGCCCCAGGGCTGGGGCAGGTAcgtcagctgcaggagaaggcgGGCAGGCTAAGAGCCAAGAGAAAGTGGCGCCCTGGCCAGCTGGGGGACCAAGAATGCCTCTCTCAATGTGGCTCTGGGGCAGGGAGTTTTGCTCTCACTGAAGCCCATTTCCCAGCTCAGCTCTCCAGTCCCTATCCGCTCCCAATGTCCCACAAGCTCTGCTGTAAATAACCCTAGTGGtgcttggtcccccccccatcagcATGGAAGTTCAAACCCATGCATGAGGCACCACCAGTGAGCTCTGTATTAATGGGAATACAGTTGCATCAGATTTTTCTTGACATTTCGCAGTGTGCACGCTTTGTACTCTCACTACAGATCTGCAGAATGAATCTAACAGTTTTCATTTGAGCCTTGGAAAAGGGCAGTTCTTCATACAGATCAAGTGCAGTGGCTAAGGAAGTCTGCAGTTCAAATCTCAAATCAACAACAAGCTCCCATAAGGAAGTCATTGTCCTCACAGCCTCTGCACTCTTTCCCCTTCCAATGTGCTCTATTAAGACACCAGCCCAACTTACAGGAATGTTGTGTAAGGGCTAGAGAGATACAAGTACTCAGTACCTTGTACTACATTATCAATAACGTGTACCTTGAATACTTGAAATGTGCTATATAAATACAAAGGCAGGTGATTGGTGTGTGAGGGGGGTGGTATTTCAAGATCAATATCTAATGAGAAAGCCTACATGATGTGATGTGATCAACTTCTTTCTGGCAGATGCTGGCAGAATGCAAAGAAATGAGCCTTCAAATGACAAATGTTGATTTAACACTTTTTTACAGTgattttttctttcattcattgtAATGCTGTGGAATTCTTTGATGAATAATCAGAGTTGCCACCCGGCTAGATGGAACGAGGATTGCTCATCTGCATATGCCAATTCATTGATATGTATGAAAAATTTTAAACTGCTCACTGCCTTGTGCTGAAGCTGAgctaaaattaaaacaaagctAGGTAGAGTTTAATTTGAACATGGTGGAGGAAGGAAATGAGGCACTAAATTGACACAGTTCAATGCAATTAATGTAACGTCTGATAAAGGAATGCTTCTAAAAGGACGGCAGCTGTCTTGCATTTTTTTGGGTCTGAAATAAGCTTCTGCAATTCATTCTGATTATGGGAACTGTGTTTTGCCATTTCAGATTTTCCCTCTGATTCCAATGCCTGTGAAGAAACAATCATTTAAGGTGGGAAATTCAATGGTGCACCCaaaccctgcagaaagcaggactaAATTCATCACACATTGACTGAGGCACGGGGAGTTCAATCCTGCCTGGTTGCTATCTTCCCCCAACCCTGTGGGCCAAccttgacaggtgggcaggacaaTCCACACATCAATCATATGACATCATTATGACATCATATGATTGATGTGTGGGTGGTCCTGCCCACCTGACAAAGATTGCCGGTTGGGAAGGGGGTAGATAAAGATCTGACCTGATGAGCCAAAAAGGCTGCCCGCTCCTGATTTAGGCATTTCTTCCCGGAGCACTGAGAAAATCAGCACCTTGCATTTACACTACAGATTTATATTGCTTTTATGTCATATTAACTTTCATGGCTCCCCCAAAGAAAcctaggaattgtagtttggttAGGTGCTGAGATTTTTCTCTCCTAAGATCCTTATTATTCTATTGAATTACAAATGTCACAGTTCCCTGGAAAAATGGAATAACCATTAAACCAGTTTAAGTGTATAGATTTGCTTCTCCTCATTAGAAAGCACAAAACAATCCCTGCAAAAGATCTGTAAACACTTCAGTGTCTTCATTCAAACTGCATTAGAGTTAGCTGAGAAGTTGTGGAGTTTGCTGAATAGCATTAAGATGTGCTGTGCTGCTGGGTTTTTCCCCAGATGTCAGCAAGCAGACCTATCATTTATATTTAACTTCTCTGCAAGCAatgatctgattttttaaaaatcctggttGACCCATGGTCCGGCCCGCTAAGTGGAGGTCACTGTAACAGCATCACATCTGGTTGCTATCTACAGGCTAGGGTCTGGTGGGAGAGATGTTGAGGTTGTCCAGTTCTCCTCATTCCAACTAGCCCGAATGAACCAGACTAGGTAAGAGTCCTGGGTCCTAGGCTATCAAATGCCTGTTACAGTGACATTCAAGTCCAGATCCTTTTGGGATGTTTGACTAGCATGTCATTAAAGCCACTGCTTAGTCCTCCTCTCTAACAGCTCATAGGGAGGTTATAGGGATAAACATTCACTGACTGGGAGCAATGCTAATCCTTACCTCTTTGCTCAATGTGGCTATGACACTTTGCATCTACCTGTCCCTGCCAGAGGCATATCTCTCTATGCCCCCTTACTGTTATCAGACCCAACACAATCTCCAGTCTCACTTTCCCTGAAAAGCTGGAGCCCTTTTCTCCTCCCAGCCCTGCACTCATCTTCCCTTGTCTCATGGTCTTTACCCTCTGCTCCTGGCAGGACacaaaggtctggaaacctgGAGAGACTCCAAACCCCAGTTGGTGGATGTAGGGTGGCTCATCTTGGCTGTGGATCTGTACTCGAATTCCGGCTTCAAATGATGTCTCATCTGCAAGGGGAAGGAATGAGGCCATAGTTAAGGAAGGTTTTGCTAGACCTTAGCTGAATAAATTTAGCCATGTAATTTAATGAGATCTTCATGTCTATCCTTTGCATTCATACATTCCTGTCCTTTCCAACCATTGTGAGCAGAGCAGCTGATTGACACCTAATCAAGTGGGGACTCTTGATTTTATTAAAAGCATTAGTAAAACAAACAGCTCTGGTTACTGCTAtgtattataattttttaaaataccacaAATGTGCTGCCAGGAGCATCCATTTGAATTATCCAGCACATCAGTGTCTTAAATGATAGTATGTGCAAACTGGTGATCCTggtgacatttttttaaattgtaataTACAGTATAGTAATTAGGGCATCTGGTTGTTTGATGAATGCTTTTCATGTTTGTATATTTGTAATGAATAATTTTCTTATTGTGCTTCCTAACTCTTTGATTAGGGTGTAGAACTTGGTTTTTTTTAGGTGTTCTTTCCCATGAAAAAATGTTGGTGAACCTCTAGTTACTTTCACGAAACTGCAGCTAACCCCTCCTGCTCACTCCCACTAGCTTCTGGGGGCAGATAGTGACATCAATGAGCCATATAAGAGGGAATCTGTTATCAGGAGAGTGAggactgaggtaggcagagagaAGGGGAGCTGGGGAGCAAGGAGATTAGAGCTGCTGGCACAGTGACTCCATCATcttagctcagtagcagaacagATGTTCTGCATCCTGAAGGcactaggttcaatccctgacatctccaggcaaggctgggaaTACCCctcctctgaaaccctggagagcttctgaaattcagaatgggCAATAATAAACTGTATCAGGTGTGGGAAGCCTTTTTCAGCCTGATGGTTGTTGCCTCGTGGGAAACCTTTTCCAGGTGTCGCAGGCCAGTGATGGGCAGGGTAACGGAAGTCCAGTCCCACACAAATCAGAGGCTTCTACGCCTTCAttgctccatccaggcaagcaaaaggcattattgcagttcaaggacacattacaGTCGGGCAAAATAAATGAAGGTGGTTGTGGACCATGGctgtgagggatgtggcctgggaagaatCCCTAGGGACAGTcaaaggcctggagggctgcacttggcccccaggcctgagcaACCCCCCCCTTGCGCTAGAAGGCGCAATTGTCTAATTTGTTGTAGGGCAGTGTCCTATGTTTCTACGTCCTTTCCTCTCTCCCAGCACTCTCCCAGCTCTTACTGGTCTCTCTCCAGATGGGCAGGTACTCCTCCTGCTGGATGTCCAACATAATCTCCAACCCGTTGCCCATCCCACTCTGGCGAGTCACTCGTGGTTTGTTCCGGTCGCCATTGAATGTGTAGCACTTCCCATAGCGTGTGTAGACCTGGGGAGAAAGGGGCAGATTAGAGAAAGGGCCCATCATGCCTAGAAGCCCAACAAACACTGTGCATGCCAACGTAGCCAGAAGGAGCAGGAAGCTTCCCCATTCAACTCTGCCAAGGCCTTTGACCCATAATTGGAACAACCCCTCTGCTATTCCAGCATCTGGCTTATCCTTTACTCTACCTCCATTTTACCATGGCTTCTGCCCCTGACAAGATCTATGAGATCTGCCTGCCTAAGTTGTAAGCCCTACAAGGTACTGGGGGAGAAGTTTCTCTGGCATAGGAGAGAGGTGGGTATAAAAATCCTGCCTGAACCCAATACACCATATAGCTGGAAGGAGGGAGGCACACACAACTGAAAAAGAGGGTGTCAGATTCTTCAGAGAGTCAGAGtacatgtcctgcttgcaggtttccccaaaGGCACCTGGCtgtccactgtgagaaacagCAGGATGGACTAGAGAGgcatttgatctgatccagcagagctcttgtgAGTTCATTGCATACATTGTATTTCAGGAAGTAAGTGGATAAATGGTACTTGACCCCTGGAGACTAAGCGGGGGCAGGATAGTAGTCGGGAGATACAGCTACAGAGGCAAAGAATATACCAGCAGGGCCACTTCATCCCAGGACAAGGCTGGGACTGAAAATAATCAAGGGGAATAAACCTCAAGGTCAGCGTCTGATACGTCACCCATGTTGGTCCCAAGCTGTGATGGCGCCCCTCCCACATCAAGGACCCTCAAAAAGCCCAGCTGCTCCCTCACATCATTCTGAGACAAGCACTTCCCGCTTTGTGTTTACCAGGTTGGGTCAGGATACTGACCCCAATCACTCTACAGCAACTAACTCTTTCTTTGGCCGCCACTATTCTGGTGGTACTGAACCCTTTGGGATCCATCAGCAATATTTTAGGATTGGTTTATTTCTACAGTGTCCAGATACACACGATAATTTGACCGTCTTAGGTCAACACCTTAAGCCACACAGAAATTTAACGGTTTGTGCCAAAGCAAGCAAGTAGTTTTTTAAAGTGAGATGATAATAGGTACAAGAGGAATGCTGTTAAAAACACTAGGGAGAAGCAATATTGATCGGCGGAAAACAAAACTAACATAGCCGATCTTTCCTTCTCAAACATCCCCCCCCAACAAACCCAGTATACTTAGATCTAACTTTAGATTTCATAGTACCTCAGTCCATTGCAGTGGGACTCATCACTTGTAgcagaaaaacaaccacccactGCCACCAAACATTTACCTTGTCTGCCTCAAGCCTTGTaattctctcttcctccttctgggTTGCCCCATGAGGTCtccctgccctctctctctcttatgaaATTCCATCAGCCTAAGCCGCCTTAGGGCATCACACAATAACCAGGGAGCAGGGCTGTGTTGCTGGCCCTTGCTTGGCATTGGGTACACTGCTGAGCTTGCCCCTGAAAGTCTTTCTGTTGGCATGGACATCTGTACCGAAGAAACCTCCACGTGACAGCTTGTGCTATTGATGCAGAAGGCCGCCTTGGATGGGGTataatcaatcatcatcatcatcattgggaCACCTTTCTGGTTGGAAGTGCCAATCACCTGGAAGCCTCCACACTAGCAACTGCTTGTGTGTAGGCTTCTTCAATGCTTATATCTATGAACAACCATCCTGGAGCAGGATCATCAGAATGCCTGATGGCAGAGGCAGGGCCAGCAACATTGTGCTGCTCTCCAATAATTGCACAATGTTCTATTCACACAACTGACACGTGCAGGTGACTCTAGCTTATCCACTTTCCCTATCTGTGATTAGCACCCATTCACAAAGTATGGCTTCAATGAGTATTTTTCAGACTTCCACCCTGCAGGAGATATTTTCCAGGGTGATTCATCTGCCATGGAACTCCTACACATTGCAGAAGATGCTGGAGCATGTTCCAAGGTGCAGGCAATCCCAAaagaagcctgtgtgtgtgtgtgtgtgtgtgtgtgcgcgcgcgccccTGACTGTCACAGTCCCTTTGGACCAGCTGCCAAGTCAAATGGGACTAAGAGGATAAGGGGAGCAAATACCCTCATGGCAACAGTTCCTGGCTGTTGCAAGTGCTATGTTTGTTCTGCAGCTCAGCAACACAAATCTTGAAGCCAATTGCCTGATGATCAAAGAGAAGCAGCAACAGTCTAGATTGAGACAGTGTCTCTGGCAAGCAGATGAATGTTGCCTCCCCACAACATAGGAAGGAACTGAACCCAGGGACTTTTGCAGAGTCAAAGTGAATGGACCACGAGTTTCCCTGACGGAGGCTCTGCTATATCTTCATCTAGGGTGCAGTTTGCTCCCTTGCATCTGCACCCTTAGGGCACACAAGTTGAAACCTTTTAATTCTGGATTGATTTGTTAAAATCAAATGACTACCACCAACCAAATCAAGCTGCTAATGCAGATGAGAGCTGCTGCACTGCTATTCAAACATGCATTGAAAAAGCAAACATATCCTCCAACTCTTCCCTGTTCCCTATTGCATATACACACAAAAATTGATTCCAAGTGTTTTAAGAAGGATGTAATCTGTTTTCCTGACTATTCATCCATGCAGCCTCTTTACCCCTCCTCCCCAGGTCCTGGTGCAGAACGGAAGCCACTCACAGGGGTGAAGTCTTGGGCTCCGCAAGGTTTGCCCTGGAAGTGGCAATCCAGCAGCATGTCCTCAATCTGATGTCCCATGCGATGGAAGAAACTCTCCATTGTATGTGGAGAGAGGCGTGATGGCAGGAACCGGGTGTAGTTGGCCAGGCGGCTAAGCCAGGGGCGCTGCTCTTCTGGCAACTCCTCCAAGACGCTGGGAAGCAGGGAGTGGTTCTTGTaggtcagccccagccagtgtccTACTGAGTACAAATCCGGCCTGGTGAGCTGGAGGAAGCGTGCTGGGTTATGGTTGCAGAAGGTGACCGCTGGGAACTGCATCCAGGGGGACCAGCTCATGCGGGCTCTGGTGTGTACCGGTTTAGCATGCAGGTACTGTATCCGGTTGGCTGACCATGTGCACAGCAACCCCAGCGATGTCAAGAAAGCCCCGCTCCAGAACAGACGCTGTGCCCAGGACTGCTGGCGTGAGCCCATGTAGTGCAGCCCGTGCAGCTTGGTCGCACGCAGGAAGCGGGAGGTGAGCTGAGCCAGGGAGCCGTCCAAGTTGGGCACAGGAGGGGACCCATCTGGGCAGCAGGACAAGGGCATCTTCCCCGCAGCTGAGAAACCCCCGGCTCAACGGATGACGTTGGGCAGAGCGGAGCCCTGAGGCTGAGTGTCCTAGATCTTCCCAGGGGCTCCACCCGAGGGAAGTCAATATTCTCATCTGCAATGTTTTGCTTTCTGCAGGGAGCCCCCCATCCCCTCCACCACAGTGAGCCAATTGTGTCAGATGTCACTGGCTGCTCTGTGATGAGCGAAGGAAGGGGTGGATCCCAGCAGCAACACCCCTCCCTTTGCCCTTAATACTTCAAACACCCGTTTCTATCTCAGGTAAGAGAGGGCTGAAGGTGCTGTCGCATCTCCTGgggacggggtgtgtgtgtgtgtgcatcaccccacattatttgtttttttaatttcctACATTAACCTTGTGTTTGGCCAGTGCACTCAGCAATTACCTGCTAGGCAGGACCCCTCCTCAAGACAGAGCACTTTTGCCCCTAGGCATTGTTAGCCTGAGCTACCCTCTGGGTTGTGTCTAAATTGCTAGGTTTGTGTGCCAGATCCCCTGCTTGCCAGTTCCAAAGGATTCTGTGTCTGCCTCTCAAAATCAAATCTCTTGGGCCTATACCCAGTGTGATCGACCCTTAGCCAACCCCAATACATCTGTAGAGGCAGAGTTAGGGGACTGCAACCAGTTCGGTCACACTGAGTGCAAAGCCTTGGGAGGCGCTGCaactatgatacagtggtaccttgggttatatacgcttcaggttacagactccgctaacccagaaatagtacctcaggttaagaactttgcttcaggatgagaacagaaatcatgctctggcggcacggcagcagcaggaggccccattagctaaagtggtacctcaggttaagaacagtttcaggttaagaacggacctccggaacgaattaagtacttaacccaaggtctGCCACTAACATCTTCCCCTCCCTGCGATTTGATTTAGAACCCATTACATTCCGGATTCTATGCTTCCTCCACCTCAATCTTATGCACCTGCACCATTTGCCAACAGGACCATTTAATCAATACGGCCTCCACTATGTGGGAGGGGGAGCTTGTCTACAGTGTTCAAAGGGAACCACTGTCATTTCCCTGCAGATACTTTGGCAGCACAGAAGCCTCATTTGCTAGTGTGATGCAGTGACAAGAGTTTTACAGGGTGTCCTCCCCAGCATCAAGCACAGCAGAGTATTGAGTTTTCAGAGGCCCCTTATGAATGTCAAGAGCCTGAAACTACTACTGTCCATTCAGCTGAGTAGCCCAGGAGTGTGTGGTGTGGCTTGTACCACCACCACTCTTAAAGTGATTGGTAGCCaagatggtgccttccagatattattggactcccactcctatttgttgttgtttagtcgtttagtcgtgtccgactcttcgtgacccaatggaccagagcacgccaggcactcctatcttccactgcctcccgcagtttggtcgaactcatgctggaagcttcgagaacactgtccaaccatctcatcctctgtcgtccccttctgcttgtgccctccatctttcccaacatcagggtcttttccagggagtcttctcttctcatgaggtggccaaagtattggagcctcagcttcaggatctgttcttccagtgagcactcagggctgatttccttaagaatagatagttttgatcttcttgcagtccatgggactctcaagagtctcctccagcaccataattcaaaagcatcaaatcttcggcaatcggccttctttatggtccagctctcacttccatacatcattactgggaaaaccatagctttaactatacggacctttgctggcaaggtgatggctctgctctttaagatgctgtctagtcccaaccagcatagccattGGTCAGGAAtgagggagctgtagtccaacaacatctggaggtccacaggttgtCACCCCCCCCACGCACTACGTTTCGTTAACTGTGTttgtgttctgatccatgtatATGATACTTttttatgccaataaaggagattgattgattgctgGAGAATTACTCCCCCGAGGGAATATTCAATGAAATGTCCCTCATCCCTACCTTAATTCGCCCATGAATAGGTGGAGAACTGAAGGTGATGGCACCATGTTTTCATATCAGTGTAAGAAGCTGTGGGCTTGGCTCTTGCTTTTTCCAGTCCTTCTCTCCATTATTTCACCCAAGGAGTTCAAAATGGCACACAGAAgtttcccctctccccactttatcctcagaacaaccctgtgaggtaagttaggctgagagactatggctggctcaaggtcactcagtgagtttTCTGGCTAAGAGAGGACTTGAATACTGGCTTCCCAGGTTTACCcactgctttttttgggggggtgcttccTCAGCTGCTGGGGAATTCTGCCTTCCCAATCCACTCTGCTCTGGGAGAATATTCAGCAAAATGCCTTCCTTCCAACTTTGCTTCCAGCAAATATGGAGGAGAATTTTGGGAGGCCTTTTTTGCTCAGACTTAGAACATTTCACTTGGCTTCACAGAACAGGCAGTAAAGGTATCATGAACAGAATAATTCAGACGGCAAGTCCCCAACCCCTCTTTTCAAATCCAGCTGAGAAAAACAGGAATCAAACTTTATGCTGTATCAAAGTTCTCTATGGCCACGCCTGACAGGCAATGGCAACGTACAGGCCTGAGGCTGTCTTGTCATGGCTCCAtgcctctttccttctctgccgCCCTACCACATTAACCCAGCACAGTTTGAACCCATTCTGATGCCATTCTGTGAAGTTTTCCCATCCtccctttccttctcttcccctcctcccaccccagcccCTTGCCTCTGTGGACTAAGCTTTACTTCTACAAAGCTGTAGTGCTCCCAAGAAGATACATATACTTTTCCTTTTCAGGCATCTATGCTGAACCCTTAGGCGTCAAGGGTGGGCCAGGGTGGGGGCAGGGTGCATCACCTTCTCATGATTAATTGTGAAGAGGGTTCACATCAGCTCAGTTCACTGCCAGATTCTGGTGTGGGGTAAAATACACTGCCAGTTTCTCTCAAACTTGGCCATACTGACTCCATCCACAAATATAGCATCCCCTCCTCCACCACTGAGACAATTCCTACTCCACTGGGTAAGGAAGGGCCTGTGGCTCAGAAGACCCACTTGCCACACAAATGAGGAGGGAGACAATGTCCACCAGCAATCTGACAATGGCAAAGACTTTCCTAGGGCTTATTAAACGCTTCCCACATGAATATTAATCTGTTCCAGTGGAATGTCAATGGCTCGCCTTGCAAGGTCATCTCCAAGAACTTGAGGCCCTCAAATGAAGCTAAAcgatggaagattcaggacaaacattttttttaaaaaaatacttattcacacagcacttACAGTTACATTTAGGAATACACTCACACAAGAAATGGTATTGGTTACCCATTTTAAGAGGATaaagctactagccacaatggttatgttctatctccactgttggaaacagCGGGAGGAATTCAGCATAGCACTATGGCAATTGTTCTTTCAGTGC
The nucleotide sequence above comes from Podarcis raffonei isolate rPodRaf1 chromosome 1, rPodRaf1.pri, whole genome shotgun sequence. Encoded proteins:
- the ASIC4 gene encoding acid-sensing ion channel 4 isoform X1, translated to MPLSCCPDGSPPVPNLDGSLAQLTSRFLRATKLHGLHYMGSRQQSWAQRLFWSGAFLTSLGLLCTWSANRIQYLHAKPVHTRARMSWSPWMQFPAVTFCNHNPARFLQLTRPDLYSVGHWLGLTYKNHSLLPSVLEELPEEQRPWLSRLANYTRFLPSRLSPHTMESFFHRMGHQIEDMLLDCHFQGKPCGAQDFTPVYTRYGKCYTFNGDRNKPRVTRQSGMGNGLEIMLDIQQEEYLPIWRETNETSFEAGIRVQIHSQDEPPYIHQLGFGVSPGFQTFVSCQEQRLTYLPQPWGSCRASVKGEQVLPGYESYSIAACRLQCEKEAVVRNCQCRMVHMPGNETICSPNVYIECADHTLDTAVEDSQERCVCPTPCNLTRYGKEISMVRMPNKGSARYLARKYNRNETYIRENFLVLDIFFEALNYEAIEQKRAYNLAGLLGDIGGQMGLFIGASVLTVLEILDYIYEVIRDKVAHGLRRPKPPLKKPSGSIATLGLEEIKEQGLPTFFTPGRSINQVTRLSKARTRHQVIVATERIRRKDTGWIRRGEKRMFISKQSSSGKKKIMLMIK
- the ASIC4 gene encoding acid-sensing ion channel 4 isoform X4, whose amino-acid sequence is MPLSCCPDGSPPVPNLDGSLAQLTSRFLRATKLHGLHYMGSRQQSWAQRLFWSGAFLTSLGLLCTWSANRIQYLHAKPVHTRARMSWSPWMQFPAVTFCNHNPARFLQLTRPDLYSVGHWLGLTYKNHSLLPSVLEELPEEQRPWLSRLANYTRFLPSRLSPHTMESFFHRMGHQIEDMLLDCHFQGKPCGAQDFTPVYTRYGKCYTFNGDRNKPRVTRQSGMGNGLEIMLDIQQEEYLPIWRETNETSFEAGIRVQIHSQDEPPYIHQLGFGVSPGFQTFVSCQEQRLTYLPQPWGSCRASVKGEQVLPGYESYSIAACRLQCEKEAVVRNCQCRMVHMPGNETICSPNVYIECADHTLDTAVEDSQERCVCPTPCNLTRYGKEISMVRMPNKGSARYLARKYNRNETYIRENFLVLDIFFEALNYEAIEQKRAYNLAGLLGDIGGQMGLFIGASVLTVLEILDYIYEVIRDKVAHGLRRPKPPLKKPSGSIATLGLEEIKEQSSCESLGRHNEGSYPTGLLPNHHHRHHYSGQGVFEDFAC